In one window of Candidatus Krumholzibacteriia bacterium DNA:
- the ftsH gene encoding ATP-dependent zinc metalloprotease FtsH, with product MKHRSQFASSQSDDRDDGQPSSPPPDGPEEGGGIDRGRMVLWVLFSFVIAYWIVSAITAGPDHGPKIAYTTFREHLEQGELQQVRVKGERIDGELSSEALFVSNGDSTRYDRFVTYLPSFGDEELLPDLRQAEVEIETERESDTSWWSVLIGLAPLLFLFLLGFLFLRGMASQGRNMLSIGRSKAKRAEPEREKTTFDDVAGAEGAKSELRELVQYLKSPGHFQALGAAVPKGVLLVGPPGTGKTLLARAVAGEADVPFFIITGSDFMEMFVGVGAKRVRDLFDKAKKVAPSIIFIDELDSVGRHRGAGLGGGHDEREQTLNQLLSELDGFEPSENVIVMAATNRPDILDPALLRPGRFDRHIAVDLPSSRERAEILRIHARGKPLADDLDLDEVARGTPGFSGADLQNLLNEAAFTAAREDHENIRPSDMDEARDRVLMGLERRGLALSDRQVELLAYHEGGHTLVSAVLPHADPIHKVTIVPRGRSMGATHQMPEDDRYVYERNYMLDRLAVMLAGRAAENVALDTTTTGAEDDLRQATSLARRMVVDWGMGEDTGLMVSSQGSNQEVFLGEELTQRRENSEATAQLVDDEVRSILEQSYRRAIQVIEEHRDGLDRIARALIEDEKISGERVEELLAESGAPQ from the coding sequence ATGAAGCATCGATCGCAGTTCGCGAGTTCGCAATCCGACGACCGGGACGACGGGCAGCCGTCGTCTCCTCCACCGGACGGTCCCGAGGAGGGGGGCGGGATCGATCGAGGCCGCATGGTCCTGTGGGTCCTGTTCAGCTTCGTGATCGCCTACTGGATCGTCAGCGCGATCACGGCCGGGCCGGATCACGGTCCGAAGATCGCCTACACGACCTTCCGCGAACACCTCGAGCAGGGCGAGCTGCAGCAGGTCCGGGTGAAGGGCGAACGGATCGACGGCGAGCTGAGCTCCGAGGCGCTGTTCGTCAGCAACGGTGACAGCACACGCTACGATCGCTTCGTGACCTATCTGCCGTCGTTCGGAGACGAGGAACTGCTCCCCGACCTGCGCCAGGCCGAGGTCGAGATCGAGACCGAACGCGAGAGCGACACCTCGTGGTGGTCGGTGCTCATCGGTTTGGCTCCGCTCCTGTTCCTGTTCCTGCTGGGTTTCCTGTTCCTGCGGGGAATGGCCTCGCAGGGGCGCAACATGCTCAGCATCGGGCGCAGCAAGGCGAAACGCGCCGAACCGGAGCGGGAGAAGACCACCTTCGACGACGTGGCCGGTGCCGAGGGCGCCAAGAGCGAGCTGCGCGAGCTGGTGCAGTACCTCAAGAGCCCGGGCCATTTCCAGGCGCTCGGGGCGGCGGTGCCGAAGGGCGTGCTGCTGGTCGGTCCGCCGGGCACGGGCAAGACTCTGCTCGCCCGGGCCGTCGCCGGCGAGGCCGACGTCCCCTTCTTCATCATCACCGGCTCGGACTTCATGGAGATGTTCGTCGGCGTGGGTGCGAAGCGGGTCCGCGACCTCTTCGACAAGGCCAAGAAGGTGGCGCCGAGCATCATCTTCATCGACGAGCTCGATTCGGTGGGGCGTCACCGTGGCGCCGGTCTGGGCGGCGGGCACGACGAGCGCGAGCAGACCCTGAACCAGTTGCTGAGCGAGCTCGACGGCTTCGAACCCTCGGAGAACGTCATCGTGATGGCGGCCACGAACCGCCCCGACATCCTCGACCCCGCCCTTCTGCGCCCCGGTCGTTTCGACCGTCACATCGCCGTCGACCTTCCCAGCAGCCGCGAGCGCGCCGAGATCCTGCGGATCCATGCACGGGGCAAGCCGCTGGCCGATGACCTGGATCTCGACGAGGTCGCGCGCGGCACACCCGGTTTCAGCGGCGCCGATCTGCAGAACCTGCTGAACGAGGCCGCGTTCACGGCGGCGCGCGAGGACCACGAGAACATCCGGCCCTCGGACATGGACGAGGCCCGCGACCGGGTGCTCATGGGACTGGAGCGGCGCGGGTTGGCCCTGAGCGATCGCCAGGTCGAATTGCTGGCCTACCACGAGGGCGGCCACACCCTCGTCAGCGCGGTGCTGCCGCACGCCGATCCCATCCACAAGGTCACGATCGTGCCGCGGGGTCGCTCGATGGGGGCAACGCACCAGATGCCCGAGGACGATCGCTACGTCTATGAGCGCAATTACATGCTCGACCGTCTGGCCGTCATGCTGGCCGGTCGTGCGGCCGAGAACGTCGCGTTGGACACCACCACCACCGGCGCCGAGGACGACCTGCGCCAGGCCACGTCGCTGGCCCGCCGCATGGTGGTGGACTGGGGCATGGGCGAGGACACCGGCTTGATGGTGTCGAGTCAGGGGTCGAACCAGGAGGTGTTCCTGGGCGAGGAACTGACGCAGCGCCGCGAGAACAGCGAGGCGACGGCGCAGCTGGTCGACGACGAGGTGCGCTCGATCCTCGAGCAGTCCTACCGGCGGGCCATCCAGGTGATCGAGGAACACCGCGACGGGCTCGACCGCATCGCCCGCGCGCTGATCGAGGACGAGAAGATCAGCGGTGAACGTGTCGAGGAGTTGCTGGCCGAGTCCGGCGCTCCGCAGTGA
- a CDS encoding sensor histidine kinase — protein sequence MSPEAWLTTVESTGTVASGSGCADAIGVLRRALHADAVLLRTLDDDHRVWENYAEDSTAFNHRNVLRAFDLVSERAPAGAPLDVMQEHRGPAVRLRAWGIRGVVVTDSWDERLRLEVYLTRRVALESHDETGLQIVARDLAAVVDTERLGDRCRTIEAFVRRLGDAGPTMVHVYSPDRGETMFANGLCREFFAASDLEPHPRRPSTHNRHPWLQRVTARDRSRLREQLLRTEVLRDRAIENGSYRFRQGGDEVQLQLWSTRIPGRITGSHDEIVVTALDVTRERQLERHIERLEMTEQHDFGREIHDGICQDLIGLQMSVDRLRRRERPAEDQFSAALGRIGESLGTCLRRARAIARGVHPVELQGHELGPALVNLVETTSERFGVRCRLVERGIFDTLEPQEALQFYWIARESVLNAARHAQADAIVVHLHGETQVVRLRVADDGCGFDPRSEDGDGMGLKILEHRARVIGATLAVRSAPQAGTTVICEHRISGSEDDEA from the coding sequence GTGTCTCCCGAAGCGTGGCTCACCACCGTCGAGAGCACGGGCACGGTGGCCTCGGGTTCGGGCTGCGCCGACGCGATCGGAGTTCTGCGCCGCGCTCTGCACGCCGACGCGGTGCTCTTGCGCACCCTCGACGACGATCATCGGGTCTGGGAGAACTACGCGGAGGACTCCACGGCCTTCAACCACCGGAACGTCCTCCGAGCCTTCGATCTCGTGTCCGAGCGCGCGCCCGCGGGCGCGCCGCTCGACGTGATGCAGGAACACCGTGGTCCTGCCGTCAGGCTACGAGCCTGGGGAATCCGGGGAGTCGTCGTGACGGACTCCTGGGACGAGAGGCTCCGACTCGAGGTCTACCTCACACGGCGGGTCGCCCTCGAGTCCCACGACGAGACCGGCCTCCAGATCGTCGCCCGAGACCTGGCCGCGGTGGTGGACACCGAGCGCCTCGGAGACCGTTGTCGCACGATCGAAGCCTTCGTGCGCCGTCTCGGCGACGCCGGGCCGACCATGGTGCACGTGTACTCCCCCGATCGCGGCGAGACCATGTTCGCGAACGGGCTCTGCCGGGAGTTCTTCGCCGCGAGTGACCTCGAGCCGCATCCTCGGCGTCCCAGTACACACAATCGGCATCCCTGGCTGCAGAGGGTCACGGCCCGCGATCGGTCCCGGCTCCGCGAGCAGCTCCTGAGAACCGAGGTGCTGCGCGATCGCGCGATCGAGAACGGGTCCTATCGTTTCCGACAGGGCGGCGACGAGGTCCAGCTCCAGCTCTGGTCCACGCGCATTCCCGGCCGGATCACGGGCTCGCACGACGAGATCGTGGTCACCGCGCTCGATGTGACCCGCGAGCGCCAACTCGAGCGACACATCGAGCGGCTCGAGATGACCGAACAGCACGACTTCGGCCGCGAGATCCACGACGGAATCTGCCAGGACCTCATCGGCCTCCAGATGTCGGTGGACCGGTTGCGGCGACGGGAACGCCCCGCCGAGGACCAGTTCTCGGCCGCCCTCGGCCGCATCGGCGAATCGCTGGGCACGTGCCTGCGCCGCGCCCGGGCCATCGCCCGAGGCGTGCACCCCGTGGAGCTGCAAGGCCACGAACTGGGCCCCGCCCTGGTGAACCTGGTCGAGACCACCTCCGAGCGGTTCGGCGTGCGCTGCCGCCTCGTCGAACGTGGTATCTTCGACACGCTGGAGCCCCAGGAGGCCCTGCAATTCTACTGGATCGCTCGCGAGAGCGTGCTGAACGCCGCCCGCCACGCGCAGGCCGATGCGATCGTCGTGCACCTGCACGGCGAGACGCAGGTGGTGCGGCTCCGCGTGGCCGACGACGGCTGCGGATTCGATCCGCGGTCGGAGGACGGCGACGGAATGGGACTGAAGATTCTCGAACACCGGGCCAGGGTCATCGGTGCCACCCTGGCGGTGCGTTCGGCACCGCAGGCCGGAACCACGGTGATCTGTGAGCACCGAATCTCCGGGAGTGAAGACGATGAGGCATGA
- a CDS encoding CBS domain-containing protein → MRIREVMTKNPVLVRRRATLHRAAQLMRDTDAGFLPVIGENGVIGVLTDRDVVVRAVADAVSPLTGYVEDVMSVGAITCEADEDIATVTDRMAREGCRRVVVVDTADLPIGVVSLGDLVREDGVNDHVTLLIHHVAGDRGDGNGSD, encoded by the coding sequence ATGAGAATCCGCGAAGTCATGACGAAGAACCCGGTCCTCGTCCGGCGACGAGCGACCCTGCATCGTGCCGCGCAGCTCATGCGCGACACCGATGCCGGCTTTCTGCCCGTGATCGGCGAAAACGGCGTGATCGGCGTACTGACCGATCGGGACGTGGTCGTTCGAGCCGTCGCGGACGCCGTGAGCCCCCTCACGGGCTACGTGGAGGACGTCATGTCCGTCGGCGCCATCACCTGCGAAGCCGACGAGGACATCGCCACCGTGACGGATCGCATGGCCCGGGAGGGCTGCCGCCGCGTGGTGGTCGTCGACACGGCGGACCTGCCGATCGGCGTCGTCTCGCTCGGCGACCTGGTCCGCGAGGACGGCGTCAACGATCACGTGACCTTGCTCATCCACCACGTCGCCGGCGACCGTGGCGACGGCAACGGCTCCGACTGA
- a CDS encoding dodecin family protein, which translates to MSVAKNIEITAASPKGFEDAIANGLKRASSTTENIQRAWIKEMYVDTDNGKIHEYRVNMKVTFMLKE; encoded by the coding sequence ATGTCCGTCGCCAAGAACATCGAGATCACGGCCGCTTCGCCGAAAGGCTTCGAGGACGCGATCGCGAACGGTCTGAAGCGCGCGTCGTCCACCACCGAGAACATCCAGCGTGCCTGGATCAAGGAGATGTACGTGGACACCGACAACGGGAAGATCCACGAGTATCGGGTCAACATGAAGGTGACCTTCATGTTGAAGGAGTAG
- a CDS encoding sugar phosphate nucleotidyltransferase, which yields MKRHQVWSIVLAGGDGQRLRRLATDRSGRPIPKQFWEFDGQRSLLNATLDRMGPLVPRRRAVPVVARDHHRWWRTELQGVPHENVVVQPENRGTAAGVLLPLMRVVDHDRNAIVAVLPSDHWVRDGETLRRSVATACAAARDDDRRLILLGMEAADGDVEYGWIMPRSIGAPGLCAVDSFVEKPGREKCRELRRQGALINSMIIVARAATLLNMFYLAVPRLLWEFVKAHESDEGGGFDEVYEFLPRQDFSRDVLEPLADRLTVLPVPECGWTDVGTPERVARVRRADRHPLRVRRAAAGGSQGVSVER from the coding sequence ATGAAGCGGCATCAGGTGTGGTCGATCGTACTGGCCGGTGGTGACGGTCAGCGTCTGCGTCGTCTCGCGACGGACCGTTCGGGTCGTCCGATTCCGAAGCAGTTCTGGGAGTTCGACGGACAGCGCAGTCTGTTGAACGCCACTCTCGACCGCATGGGTCCGCTCGTTCCGCGTCGCCGTGCCGTGCCGGTGGTGGCGCGCGATCATCATCGCTGGTGGCGGACGGAGCTCCAGGGAGTACCGCACGAGAACGTGGTGGTGCAGCCCGAGAACCGCGGGACCGCAGCCGGGGTGCTCCTGCCCCTGATGCGCGTGGTCGACCACGATCGGAATGCCATCGTGGCCGTGCTCCCGAGCGACCACTGGGTGCGCGACGGCGAAACCCTGCGGCGCAGTGTGGCCACGGCCTGCGCCGCCGCCCGGGACGATGATCGCCGTCTGATCCTGTTGGGGATGGAGGCTGCCGACGGCGACGTCGAGTACGGCTGGATCATGCCCCGCTCCATCGGTGCCCCGGGGCTCTGCGCGGTCGACAGCTTCGTCGAGAAGCCCGGCCGGGAGAAGTGCCGAGAGCTGCGGCGACAGGGGGCCCTGATCAACAGCATGATCATCGTGGCTCGGGCGGCGACGCTCCTCAACATGTTCTACCTCGCCGTACCGCGTCTCCTGTGGGAGTTCGTCAAGGCACACGAGAGCGACGAGGGCGGCGGCTTCGACGAGGTCTACGAATTCCTGCCGCGGCAGGACTTCAGTCGCGACGTGCTCGAGCCGCTGGCAGACCGGCTGACCGTGCTCCCGGTGCCCGAGTGCGGCTGGACCGACGTGGGAACGCCCGAACGGGTGGCGCGAGTCCGGCGGGCCGATCGGCATCCGTTGCGGGTGCGCCGTGCAGCGGCCGGGGGCTCCCAGGGCGTCTCGGTCGAGCGCTGA